The Glycine soja cultivar W05 chromosome 19, ASM419377v2, whole genome shotgun sequence genomic sequence AAAGACCTCCAAGCCTTCCATTTGCAATTGCCTTTTCAGCCTGATAAAACTTCATATTGGCATTATACAGACAAGCGACAGAAAAAGGCATGGGCTCATCTTGACTCCAAAATGCCTCCCACAAGCCTTTTATACTTGCATGTAGAAAATCTTCAATAGCAAGATAAGCTGTTGCTTCTACAGCATCAGATGTAGAAGCATGAACAGCATTGGGCATGCGTGTTAGCTGCTGAAATGAAATTCCTTCCAATGCATAATCAAATTTTTGAAGTTCAATCAACTCAAATGGAACATCAAATGCCTGCTGTTTCAATTCACTATTTTCTGTTACAGATTCAAACCAATCTACAAGTTTTGCAGTCAAGCTGTcactttcaacaaatttatagAAGAACTCCTTCTGATTCTGAGGCCTACCCCCAGATGATACACTGGACCTCTTTGTGCCAGACCCTACTGATTCCTGGTCTGGGGATCTACCTGTAAACAAGTATCCAAGTTCATTAATATTACTATAATTATAGTTCATGTTTATATGAAGATAGTAAAATCAGGCATTCATTAGTTTGAGTTGAAAAGATAGAGATAATTCTCACATGATCTAAAATTTCAGAGATAAAAAAGTAATGCATAAACTGACAGTAGAAATTCaatatagaaaaatgaaaaatatggcATATTCACTTATAACTCAATGTGGAAGCCCACAACCACTACCATTTGGTGAAGAGAGATCAAAACAATCATACATAACACATCCATCCTTGAGAGGCTCCTTCTTGAAGATTCCACTTTAATAGCTGAGAATCCctctcaattttatttaaaaaaaaaaattaaaacaccaCTTCCTTTTTTGACAGGTAAGCTTGACAAATAATACCCCTTTCATTATATGGTCAGATTTAACATATCAGCTTATCTAATGTGAATTTCCTTTAAGTTAGAAGTTAAAAAATGATGTGGTCCCGCAGTTCCAGCTGAAATACAATTACCTACATCCCGCAATAATAAGGAAGATTCATAGCCTTTATGTTCAGTTGAATTAAGGTATTCAAAATCGAGGTCCTAGCTgtactaatttaaatttaattatctgCAGTTTCTACCTCATCAAAATTGGATCCTCCATATGTTGCACAGTGTACACATTTGAGGACCATATTTCTGGTTTCTATATTTTCAAGAGTTCTCACTGCTTCACATGGACTACAAGTGCGAGTGCCAGAACATAATAAAGTCAGGACCTAGTCTTATGGAAACTGTCATTTTTTCTACCTTAAAGAAATCACATTTCATAAAATCTAGACACCTGTACTCTAGCACCCACAAGCAGTGCAAACATATTCTAGGTTCTCTTCTCTATCCAAGATACAAGACTGCAATTTCTTGGTCCTAAAGAGCAGATGCTTTCTTTTTATAGTAACATCAAAAGGGTGCTCACAAGAATTCTCCTTCAACCTTGCTTACAGTTCAAAGGTTAGAACACATATAAACATGGTGAGCAGACATTAGGTACAGCTGCAGCCCATGCTTGCTAATGCTTAAGCCATTTCTGTAGATAAAGATACAGAGAAATGGGATAATTGTTGAAGATCTCcttttctataaaaattcttttaaaaagtaaaaatgtcATTCTATCACCCCATTAAGAACAAAAAACTACCACATCCCAAATACCATTTATAATAAAGGATAAGCAAGGGTGATATTGTTACCTTGTAATATGGACCATATAACCATACATGAATGATcatgattaaaagaaaatacacaTTGACTTTTTTATATGGTCATGTGATCACAAACTTACTTTTAATCATGACTATATATGATCCTCAATGTCATCATAATTTTCACATCGCTCTAGCTCTCTTGAGGATTAAAATAAGCCTTTTGGAGAAGttaaattttggagccaaaaagCTGAGTTAAACATATGCATAGCtaagtttatttcatttttaattctaattttttctcTTACAGGTGAATATAGATAACCTTATCCAAACAGGACGTAAGTTTAAGACTTTAAGAAGAACAATACAGTGTGACCGATTCCACAACTTAAGCAAAATAACAGAAACACCCTAAAGTCCtttgaaactaaaaaaactGCATGGGGCTTCATCAACACGGCCACAACATAAATAGATACTAATTCACAAAGGCTATCCAAAATTCACAGATAGAACCACCATCGCAGCCAAACCCCACCCTCAAATTCCTAAACTTTCCCTTTTCTTTATTGAATTGCATCATCAATTTCCCGAGCAAAACCTCCCCACGCCCACAAAAGTTTCTAATCGAAGAACCAAACTCGTATAATGCAACCACAAGCACAATTCAAACAAATCCACACACACCAAAAAAAGCCAAGAAAAGGAAAACCATAATTAACAAACAAGCAACATATAATAATGCGAAGTGACCGGAGTCAATCCCAGCAAAGAGTAAATGAATTCGAGTCAAAGGAGAGAGAATTTAGGGttcagaaaaacaaaagaaggaagaagaagaaggaagggtGTTGAATGATACCTTGCATTTTTCAGTGTTATAAGTGGGTACAACAAAGCTTTCAGATcttcccctctttctttctttcttttttcttctcgaaattatatttttttataaaaaaaatctctttttgGAGGGTTATGAAGTACGCGGTTTAGCAGAGGAAGACGCAGATCCACCAGGTTCTGATGGTTTTCACTGCAGTTTTGGGAACCATggcaaaaaacacaaacaaatggTGCTATTGTCAGTGTTCTGtccattttattatatttgagcTTTTATCACTTTTTCAGTTCATTCATGCGTGTGAACTGTACAATATTAATAATAGTTTATTAAAGTATAAATGCATAATTCTCATTCCCTTGGTCTTTGTTAATATGGGGACATAGGGTCTCACTGTCAGTGACtcctgtttttcttttctttttccggggtgctattattatatttagtaaaatgaaaattaccAAAGGATTAGTTTAGTGCAATTGAGAGAGAGGTGAGGGGAATGAAAGCGACgttttgttctttgttgtgaaattttttgGTTTTAGGTTGCAAAGGGAGAAAGGGTTAATGACAAGGGTTGCTTTCTTAGAGGAAGAATTGGACCCCTACGGTTAAAATAAGGAGTGGCCGGCCATTGGgaagaaaagaggaaataaCGGTGgattgttatttgttttgtttgtgggATCTGTTTAGGGTGGGAGAGCTTACCATCCTCCCACCATGGGACACTCATTTTTTTACCGTTAgaacttttaatttttgaattaatatttaagatttttttattttctaacttttttctattttttattttctcttttttgaatttttctctATCTTTCTTATTGAAGCAACAACCTCTTAATTATATGTTGGGATGATAATGAATTGAACTAACTtgtaaatagtttaaaattcaatttgataATTAACTTGTTaaacttgttcttgaaccaAATAAGTTGAATTTGAACTAAAAGTTGAGTTCGTTAAATAAATGAGTCAAACTTGAGTTGTGTATAATTTGATTGTTCATGaaatgactatatatatatatatatatatattaatttatatatgcaagatgaggtaatttttatttatgcagACTTTGgttgtaattatgtttttttattatcaaaccGTGTGACCCGATAAAGCTAATAGAATATGTTAAGTTTtgtcttcttaaaaaaatttaaacattcattttatccaaaatctaccaataaattgaaattttgaaatgtatgggatttaaaaaatttgacccTTGGTTCATGTGTTCAAGCTAACAAGTTGAACCGAGTTGTTCGCAAACTTGAACCAAGTCAAGTTTGAGCTAGAAAAAAGGTTCATGTCAAACTCGAGTTGAGTTTCGAGCTGAACTAAATATTAACGAGCCGAGTTGAGCTGAATTGAGCTTGGCTCATTTGCATCCCTAACTACATGCATCACAAACACCTCTGTGGACCATCGAGCATCACAACTAGAGGTAATTTCCGATAGTGATGGTttattctttttcctctttctctTCCCTCTCTCACCCCCCACACAACTCCATGAATTCAAAGTTGTTGGAGGGTAAATAAACTTTCTTTTAGAAGGAGTTGTACCTTAGCCAAGGCGATTATTGTTGCCCTTCCAACATATACCGTGCAAACAGTTCTTCTCCCATACTAGGTATGTAATAAAATGGAGAGTAGGAGTAGGAGTTTTGAGAGGGGTGAGTCTTCGGATCATTAAAGATGTCACTTGATTGGTTGGAATAAATTGTTTCATGAGGATGATGTTGGTGATTTGGGATTTTGTTATTTGAAACTCTTTAATCATGCTCTTGTTATGAAATTGGCTTGGGGTTTGGTGGTTGATCATGATGCATTGTGGGTTCAagttcttaaaatataattgtgatgATCATGCTTAACCTTTTGTTAGATGTGTGGATAACAATTTAGATGTTTGGTGAGGAATTTCCTCAATCTAGAATTTTGTCCTTTTGGGATGTAGGTGGGTTGTTGAAAATGAGAAAAGGATTAGGTTTTGGAAGGATAAATGATTTTCATTTggtcttattatttttaactttgttaTTCAAAACGTTTCTTATATTgaagtaaaattatttgtaaatgaCTATATCATTGATGGAAGTTTTTGGTATATTTCTCATTTCTAGCATTTTATCCCTGATTGGTTGTTAGTAGAGATTATTGGTTGTGTTACTCCTCATGAGGCTTTGGGGGAGGGTTGTATTAGCTGGGCAAATACATTGGATGGTAGATTTACTACAAAGTCTACTTATTTTTTGCTTAAAGGTGTGGAAGTTCATGGGTAAATGGTATTTGGAAGCACATTTGATCGCAGGATATTCAATCTTGTGACAGTTGTTTCAATGAGAAAGGGGTTTTGATAACAACTCCTTATGCCCTCTCTGCCACTATGAGGATGAATCCAATTTACATTCATTGTGAGATTGTGAAAAGGTCCATATCATTTGGTTCAAACTTTTTCCTAATTTCAATAACAACTTATTTGACATGGATTTGTTGGATTGGTTTCTGTAGAACCTGAAATCTAAGATTGTTTTTAATATGGGAGCTATATGgaagactcttttttttttgtgggagtTTATCTCATTTGGTTGGCTTGTAATAAGCATGTTCTTTTTGAATGATTTTGATGGGCTCTTTATAGCTTATGACGTTCAAGCAAAAACATGCTTTCAAGATTTTGTCAAATCTCTAGCAATTGATGTTACAGGGACCACGAGAAGTAAACAATTGACGCCCTTGGCTTGGGTTCCTCCTCAATTTGGTTGGACTAAGGTGAATACATATGCATCAATTAGAATTTCTAACCAATTGGCAACATATGTTGGTGCTTTCAGAATGTTGAATAGAAAGTGGTTCATAGATTTTGTTAGTAACCTTGGGTCCTCTAGTTTGCTAATGGAGGAACGTTGGGGTATCCTATATGCTCTTCAGATAGCCTGGTTTATGAGTATTAAATATATCTGTGTAGATTGTAACATAAGATTAGTTGTGAACTTTGATTTGCAATGAGTGCATCATGGTCATCCTTTGAGGTCTATAGTTCAAGTTATTCAATGATGGATACAAAAAAATTAGCAAGTTCGAATCTTTCATGTTTATAGAAAGGAGAATGCAATAGTTGATTGTTTAGCAAGTTTAGCTCATGACTATGATTTGGTTTGCATATGTTAGATAGCTCGCCCTTGggctctttgttttttttttctaaggatGCTATGGGCTTAGTGTGGTTTGGGCGTTTTGCCCTCCtcaataccaaaaaaataaataagggaAAGTGAATTGAGAAAAAGACAAATTGCTTGATCGAGATGAAATAGGAATAAAGATTGCTAAATTTAGGTAGACCTGCCAAAAAACATTTCCTTCTTGCTATGACATGAAATAAAGCAAAGTTTCTTCTTTAAGTTGATATTTCTATGTATATCCTATTTTCGATGAACTTCTCATGCCTCAGTGCTCCTATTGTTGTTCTTTATCTTAGCATTTATTTGTAGAACCTTGGtttttcaagattcaagactagtcttgattgaattaaatttggttcataatttgaaaagttaatgGAAAACTTTATGACTACACTTGGGGTAAGGTATAAAGATGGTTGATGGTGATTTTTTCATGCATGTCTTTTGGAAgagtgttaattttttaatccaaatatAAATGCTTAAGAATTAAACATAAccataaaaaatttagttttttcaaCTAAACcgaattattttattcaatttgacTTGGGCAAGCCATTTCTAATTCTAATCATTTCAGACAAAACCATTTACGGGTTTAATTCTTTGTGTTGAATTGACCATAAACAAAGTAAaggtgttaaaaaaattgaattgaattgaactATTTAAGAACCAAACtaaacaagaaaaattaaactttttttaaaagcatttaTATTCATCCGAATcattttttgatttgatttagttATTTGTGTAGAATTGAACCATGGACACCCGCTTGATTTAAAGGAATGAAAAATGTGTGAAAAAGAAACtagagataaaaaagataaaatatttgaattaaagtgaAGTGTGGAGATATAAAAcccatattaaattttaaaacttttatcttAAATACATTTAAGTGTAATTAAACCAACACTATATTAATGCAAGAcaagataattaataataatgtaatgttGATGCTTGTTGGATCTTGACCTTTGTGTGAGGATCTCAACTTCTTGATATTCTCGTGAGtagtaaaaattaatgttatattaattaatataataatttaatagtcatcattattaacaaattaatataatactagtaaatataataatttattgaaataattgaaattataaaatggcctttttttttataaaattttttattttttacaaaccaGCCAAACAGTGTAAATAATAGTTTTGCTGAGTTTTGAAATGAATGCTTAGTAGTGCAATGAATCGAAGCTGAAACAAACGCTCTAACCCATTACTTCTTCGCTTCACTCACCGGATTCTCACTCTCAACTCATATACCAACTCGGAGTTTCGGTCTTACCGTTTCCGATTCAAAACCCTAACTCGGATCCTCAAACTCAGTTGATTTCATACAACATGGCTTCGGGTACGTGTTCTTTTTCTCCATTTTCCCCCAACACTTCTTTCTCCTGTAGTTAATTTTTTCGGTTGCTAAATCGTTTCCTTTATTTATTCGCTTTGTCAATTTGAAgagacttgaaatttgaatccTGATTCGATTATGTTCGTGATTTATGCTGCGGAAAAATCTTGATCGCTACTTCGGGGGTTTCGGAGGTTTTTACTTCGTTGTAGCGCAATTGAGCATAAACTTTGTAACCCTATGATGTGTATATGAGTCCGTAATCGACAACGATGTGTTGGTGGCGTCCATTTGTGTGTGGCTGGCACCACGAATCAATGTTGAGGGCAATTCATAAGAGTCCCCAAAAGAAACTGTGAAGCTTTGAGTGAAACAGGGTTTTCTGATGTTTGCAATGTTTTAATGTTCTGGTGGATTGTATTAGGAGAGAATGGAATTGATTATTTTGGTGCTTAATTCCGCAAAATGCCTAACAACTACAAAGTCTTATCCCACTTGGTTGGGCTTTTCCTATATGTTGTGCTCTGTGCTAAACTTTGTGTAGACTGTAGATGGTTCCAAGCTCGGATAACAGAGGGTCTGGTGTTGGAAAGTTTCCAGCTGATTTAAAACATGTTTAATCTTTATGACATGGATTCATTCTACATGACTGCTTTTAGTTCCTGCCCCCCTTCATCCCTGATTTTTGTGAGGTGATATTTGTAAACATTATATCATACCACAAATTCCATGATTTGAAACTCTCCAATTATAAAAGGAAGGATAATCCCTGAAGCTAGCTAGATGGGTGTTCTTTGCCTAAGAAGTTTTCTAGCTATTCTTTTTTGATGTATTCATAATAGTTGGTTTCATTTTTACCAATTGACTTACAAGACACTAAGTAAGTGTTTGCTTCTTTTATTTTGTAGATGCTGATATGGAGGACTATGGATTTGAGTACTCAGATGAGGAGCAAGAGGAGCAAGATGTTGATATTGAGAAtcaatattacaattcaaaaggTATTTCCAACAACTATTATTACTTTTGCTTCTTGTTAGTTGCAAGAAGCAAAAAGATAATTCCTTGCATTTATGAATTgggaaattttatctttttttgggaATTTAGTGCTAAATTAGATTATGTTGAAAATACTTTGTTCAAATCAGTGTTCTATTGCTGAATATTTCTGCCAAAAGTAAAAATTGATTCATTATCGTGTTGATATTGATTTAATCTTGCTATGTATCTAACCAAGTGATTGGGTACAAGTAGTTAATGTGTTGAAGTTAAGGTTGAATTGTTCGGGTAGTACCCGAGTTTGATTCTTGGCAGAAACAATTCTTGACCAGTCTTTACTTATCTCTTGGCTGAACTCCAAATTAGTTAAGGTCTCTTTCCCTTGATGAATCGGAGGGTTAAGACAAAAAATCTTGCTATGTATCTTCATCGtggaaatgaattaaaaaaggatttgtgaaaataatttcttttgcatattcataagatatgatttttcattatttatggtTGAAGGGCGGTTGATCCATTTTTTGTACCGACTTCTTAGGATGTTATTCTGTTTGTATATAGGTTTGGTTGAAACTGATCCAGAAGGTGCACTTTCTGGTTTTGCTGAGGTAGTACGCATGGAACAGGAGAAGGCAGAATGGTGAGTATTTTATTCTCTGTGTGCTGTGTAATATGGATGTTGTAGTTGGAGAActtaaattgttttataattttgtgtGTTGTATCCTTTTTTGTAtcattactaattaattaattaattacctgatctatttttttttttaatgaaccaAGAgtgtttctctttcctttttagTGGGTCAAACATACTTACCATTAATAAATAAGCTAATGTGTATGTTTCCTGCATTCCCTTCCTTTGTTTCTTGTACTCACTTGTGTAGTGCATAGTAATAGTAATATTATGTCTTAGAATCATTCCTCACAGTGATAATAAACCATTATGTATTGCATTTCATATTTATCTTACATTTTACCAGGGGATTTAAAGCTCTAAAACAAACTGTGAAGCTTTATTATAGACTTGGAAGGTATAAAGAGATGATGGAAGCCTACCGGGAGATGTTGACTTACATTAAATCGGCAGTTACTCGTAACTATAGTGAAAAATGCATAAACAGCATTATGGACTATGTCTCTGGTTCAGCTAGTCAGAACTTTGGCCTTCTGCAGGAATTCTATCAGACAACACTGCAAGCCCTTGAAGAAGCAAAGAATGAGGTTAATACATTTAGATATTATCTTTGGCTCATGGTATTTGTCATTAATACAatcttatgtttattttttatgtcaCTCATTTTACAGAGATTATGGTTTAAGACAAATCTTAAGCTTTGTAAGATCTTCTTTGATATTGGGGAATATGGGCGGATGAGTAAGGTAACATATTAGTATTTTGTGCAATGGTGTAGGTTGTTTTCCAGCTTAATTTGAATGTTTCTGTATCTGTATCTATTGGTATCCATGAGCATTGAGtgatttattgattttgttgaaCCCTGTCAGATATTGAAGGAACTTCACAAATCTTGTCAAAGGGAAGATGGTACAGATGATCACAAGAAAGGAACCCAACTTTTGGAGGTTTATgcaatagaaattcaaatgtacACAGAGATGAAGAACAACAAAAAACTCAAGGTCagcatttgttttagaaaataaattcttattatGCAACTTGCATAGGAGTAATAATGTGCCTTTCCAATTTATTACTGTCTTTTCCTACAAttttagcttttaattttttaccaaACTTTTTCTTGCTGCTTGTGGGATGAGCTCAGTTTctcaaataacaattttttgttagttttattcTTTAAGGATCAAAAGTGTGTTTGTTTTCCATTGAGAATCTCCAAAGCATGGTTTGGGCAAAAATCACAAGAGATGAAATTTTTAACCAAGACATGGTTTGCAGCTTTTGCAACTGAAAACCCAGCATGCACTAACTATATTTTACAAAGACATTTGTTATTGGGTTGAAATCAGTGAAAGTGTTCTTGATGTAGAAATCATTGAATGGAATCAAACGTTGATGGAGGAATATTTAGTGCTTTAGCTATTTTCTATCCAAGTTCATCCaaacacaataaaatataagaaaagaagTTCTTTTTTCAAAACCCTGAGAATCACTTGCTCTAAAACTAGGTGGTGTGATATAGTGCATCCCTTTAAATTAGTCTTATGCTAGAGGAAAGTTGTTTTTATCAACGAGTCTTCTCGGTGTTAAATGCAGCAACTTTACCAGAAAGCACTCACTATTAAGTCAGCAATTCCCCATCCGCGGATAATGGGAATAATCCATGAATGTGGAGGGAAAATGCATATGGCAGAGCGCCAGTGGGCTGAAGCAGCTACAGATTTTTTTGAAGCTTTTAAGAATTATGATGAAGCTGGGAATCATAGGCGTATCCAATGCTTGAAGTAAGCAACAAagtgttataatttttaatttagctATTAGTTTTAAACAATTTTCCTAACAATATATGTCTGCATTTCATAATTGTTAATTACAAAAAGATACAGTTAActataaatcattaattttggcAGTAACTTTTATAAAGATGTATTATATACTTATGAAATCCATCATTTCCTGAGATTTAGCATTTAAGCTTGACTATTTGAAAATAAACCATTCAagcaaccttttttttatttaacttgtaACATAGTTGCTATTACATGTCAGGTACCTTGTTCTTGCCAACATGTTGATGGAGTCTGAAGTAAATCCGTTTGATGGGCAGGAGGCTAAGCCGTAAGTtctctgtttttaatttatttgagtaAATTATGCTCTCCCTTAAGAGATGCTTGAATTGCATTCTCCTTcccacatattttaaaatatacaccTCCCTCCCTTTAAAGAtcaatttgtgttttatttaaatcctttttaatgtaaatgagtattttagagttttctttttcttatctgGTGATTCTCAGCATGATTACTAGctatttttgaatatttattatcaaTTCTGCGTGTGTTTGGTTCCACGGTGGCCAGAGAAAAACCACATAAAAAACATGGAAAGTTGGCTGCGGGAAGAAGTTGCTTCAAAGTGAATGGAAAAATTAATCGTGTTGAGTTCAGTGTGCCACAGCACCAAGCACACTCTGAGACCTTTGAACATTAATAAagattttggatgaaatttcaAAGCTGATAATAAAGGTATTTAAAACTTCATTATCTTCTAAAATACTAAAGCcaataagatatttaaaattagttgtCTATTACACTGAGAGATTTGCTTATATTGAAAAGAATTGAAGTGTAACTTATATTCATCTTATGGGACGGGAGTGtatgtatattttaaataagaggGGGAGGGTTGTAATTTGAGAAACTCTCAAGGGAGGGTTGTAATTTGAGAAACTCTCAAGGGAGAGTGTAATTTACTCTATCAATTGTTTTTACTCGTTtgtttctcccattctttgatccAATTTCGTCCCTCTTTCTGTTTTCACCTCCGTATATTATGTCTTGTAGATACAAGAATGACCCTGAAATTTTGGCAATGACAAATTTGATAGCAGCCTATCAGCGTAATGAAATATTGGAATTTGAGAAAATCTTGAAGGTACTTTTATTGAGTCTAGCAAGAGAATATGTCTGCTGCACTAATTTGACCATAAAGTATTTCTCCTATTTTTCATCCAATATTTGTCGGAATTTGATTTTGGGTAATTTACTTTCCAGAGTAACAGAAGAACCATCATGGATGATCCATTTATCAGAAACTACATTGAGGATCTGCTAAAGAACATCAGAACTCAAGTCTTGCTGAAGCTCATCAAACCATATACAAGGATCAGGATCCCATTTATATCCAAGGTAAATGTACTCACAACTCTGCTTCATTTCTGAGCTTTTCCTCCTTCCCTCCAAGCCCATCATATAAATTAAtggaataaaaaggaaaataaatagtcaaatacaccttttctataaaaaatagcCAAATATACCTTGACAACAACCATTCCTTCTAAATTGTCTCTGGTTTTAGTTCTGATGGTATAGTGTTAGTTGGGTAAGCCTTTGTTCATTTTGAAGAGAATGAGCCAAACATTATTCTGGGGCTTCCTGCCTCTCTTTTTCCTCCCTCCCTTGCCTTGTGCAAATGGTCAAGTCAAAAAGTTGCTATTGCCTTTTCCTAGTAGTAGTAGTTATGTTTATTTGTTCAGTTGATTTTATGAGGCACTTAAATTGCAGTTAGTCTAATAATAGTTTTTATGTAATAAAACCCCTATTAATTTGCAGGAACTTAATGTGCCTGAGCATGATGTTGAGCAGCTACTGGTGTCGCTTATTTTGGATAACAGAATTCAAGGACACATTGATCAAGTCAACCGGCTCTTAGAACGCTCTGATAGGTGAGTTTTTATGTTCAATTCCTTTTTACTGGATTTagtttttattcataattttgtttGTAAAAAACCTCGTATCTTTACTAACATTCTAAATACATGTTCAGgtcaaaaggaatgaaaaagTATACTGCCGTAGACAAATGGAACACACAACTTAAATCTCTTTACCAAACTATCAGCAACAGAGTTGGTTAAACCGTGGTGTCTAACGGGAGAGTTATCTGTTTTATTGTCCCCGCTGCAGTTTTGTTATGTGAATTAATGTATCTATTATGGAGAGTTAGGGATGTGTATTGCACCAATAGTGAACCAAAGCGAGACCCAACTTGTGATTCatgttctattttataaaatataattgtttgaAACAT encodes the following:
- the LOC114400062 gene encoding COP9 signalosome complex subunit 2-like isoform X2, with translation MASDADMEDYGFEYSDEEQEEQDVDIENQYYNSKGLVETDPEGALSGFAEVVRMEQEKAEWGFKALKQTVKLYYRLGRYKEMMEAYREMLTYIKSAVTRNYSEKCINSIMDYVSGSASQNFGLLQEFYQTTLQALEEAKNERLWFKTNLKLCKIFFDIGEYGRMSKILKELHKSCQREDGTDDHKKGTQLLEVYAIEIQMYTEMKNNKKLKQLYQKALTIKSAIPHPRIMGIIHECGGKMHMAERQWAEAATDFFEAFKNYDEAGNHRRIQCLKYLVLANMLMESEVNPFDGQEAKPYKNDPEILAMTNLIAAYQRNEILEFEKILKSNRRTIMDDPFIRNYIEDLLKNIRTQVLLKLIKPYTRIRIPFISKELNVPEHDVEQLLVSLILDNRIQGHIDQVNRLLERSDRSKGMKKYTAVDKWNTQLKSLYQTISNRVG
- the LOC114400062 gene encoding COP9 signalosome complex subunit 2-like isoform X1, giving the protein MLRKNLDRYFGGFGDADMEDYGFEYSDEEQEEQDVDIENQYYNSKGLVETDPEGALSGFAEVVRMEQEKAEWGFKALKQTVKLYYRLGRYKEMMEAYREMLTYIKSAVTRNYSEKCINSIMDYVSGSASQNFGLLQEFYQTTLQALEEAKNERLWFKTNLKLCKIFFDIGEYGRMSKILKELHKSCQREDGTDDHKKGTQLLEVYAIEIQMYTEMKNNKKLKQLYQKALTIKSAIPHPRIMGIIHECGGKMHMAERQWAEAATDFFEAFKNYDEAGNHRRIQCLKYLVLANMLMESEVNPFDGQEAKPYKNDPEILAMTNLIAAYQRNEILEFEKILKSNRRTIMDDPFIRNYIEDLLKNIRTQVLLKLIKPYTRIRIPFISKELNVPEHDVEQLLVSLILDNRIQGHIDQVNRLLERSDRSKGMKKYTAVDKWNTQLKSLYQTISNRVG